The Nocardia vinacea genome contains the following window.
TCCAAACCGATTGCGAATACGCCAATCCGTGTCTGGACTGCCGATTCTTCATCACCACCACCGAATTCCTCGGCCAGCACCGTCGCCAGCGCGAGGACACCGCACGCATGATCGACGATGCCGAAGCCGCCGGGCACAAGCGGGTCGCGGAGAAGAACACTCGCACCCTGATCAAACTCGACACCATCATCGGCGCACTCGAATCGGCCCACGACGGCCAGATCGTGGCCGGAGGAAAGGTCGAAGAACTCGATGCCGCCGGCTGACAACACACGGTTCCTGCTCGAAGCCACCCAACAGCGCAGCGCGGACGCACGCAGGCGAGCCGAAGCCGCGATCACCGCAGCGGCCCGCGGCGCGGGCCGCATCACCGTCGCTGGGATCGCCAAGACCGCAGGCGTTTCACGATCCTGGATCTACACACAATCCGACCTCGTCGACGCGATATCCGCTCTGCAACAACGGAAACCGGCTACCGGCCAGGTGAGGTCGACCTCAGCGACAGTGGAATCGTTGCAGACCCGGTTAGCAGCAGCCAACGAACGCAGCAAACAGCTACGCGCGCAAGTCACCCAGCTGACCGCCCAACTCGAAACCGCATACGGCGAAATCCGGGCCCTGCGCAACGCCCAGCCGCATTGATCCCAGGCCTCCAGCCGCGCCTCGCGGCCGGAGCCCCCGAGAGGATCAGAACGGCGCATCCTCCCCGCTAGCACCGAAGCCCCCGGCGGCAGCGCTCACGAACGCGGTCTCCGCGGAAGCAGCAGAACCCCACGGATCATCACCGGCGGTGCTGCTACCGAAGCCGTTGTTCGCACTCCCACTGCCGTTTCTGTTGACCCGGTTGACCTTTGCGGTCGCGAACATCAACGACGCAGCAACGTCCTCGGCCT
Protein-coding sequences here:
- a CDS encoding DUF6262 family protein, whose amino-acid sequence is MPPADNTRFLLEATQQRSADARRRAEAAITAAARGAGRITVAGIAKTAGVSRSWIYTQSDLVDAISALQQRKPATGQVRSTSATVESLQTRLAAANERSKQLRAQVTQLTAQLETAYGEIRALRNAQPH